From Vespula vulgaris chromosome 11, iyVesVulg1.1, whole genome shotgun sequence, the proteins below share one genomic window:
- the LOC127067657 gene encoding myotubularin-related protein DDB_G0290005-like — protein MGKTPKKAAPGGDERNLYVRRIKATTASSKNSESILPEGQRESENSNRPKLSNIQKKVLPSSTKKSKLHSAAYSLNQSTKNLTKDINKESKVQSTLQHLRITKQKMQPKPEEAETASSTSTEKDEKEEIISDVGNKKEEAATKESNTNHITDEQDSTLSTNTEKKTAESIEEDITPMQNEIKLQDKENDKKENLEENNKEFGEEEQDEVQINLQLEDSPMKSQESASTVSITNDENESEELSQTQEVNDNTKEKKSSQTESEAGTESCSIDIVESVTSELSEVSESLSQQDTKKERENFEQSVKNEISNINYDSSVTLKDVQIKLNDCLKEKFKHVEVCDADNMSNLSSSDTFGKTLRNISGRSAINRFRHTSSFDYRFSPNDTQLTNVSMLSTPRRETANVKILHYNTGLADMSSNGNPVERKRKLESPDSITIKKQKTEQSSLLNTSMDLLRGLRKPIQISTPNVSYKVQSDKLNIREINDGNDKFLPTHTDDGTKKWCVIM, from the exons ATGGGTAAGACGCCAAAGAAGGCGGCCCCTGGAGGCGATGAGAGGAATTTATACGTTCGGAGAATCAAGGCAACGACCGCGTCGTCAAAAAATTCTGAATCTATCTTACCTGAGGGACAACGCGAATCGGAGAATTCGAACAg ACCAAAGCTGAGTAATATACAGAAAAAAGTACTTCCTAGTTCTACGAAAAAA aGTAAACTTCATAGTGCAGCATATAGTTTGAATCAATCAACAAAGAATTTAACTAaggatattaataaagaaagtaaagtgCAAAGTACGCTTCAACATTTACGAATAACAAAGCAAAAGATGCAGCCTAAACCGGAAGAAGCAGAAACAGCAAGTAGTACATCTacagagaaagatgaaaaggaagaaattataAGTGATGTaggtaacaaaaaagaagaagctgcAACCAAAGAGAGTAATACTAATCATATAACAGATGAACAAGATTCTACATTGAGTACGAATACTGAGAAAAAGACTGCAGAGAGTATAGAAGAAGATATAACACCAAtgcaaaatgaaattaaattacaggataaagagaatgacaaaaaagaaaatttagaagagaataacaaagaatttggagaagaagaacaagacgAAGTACAAATAAATTTGCAATTGGAGGATAGTCCTATGAAATCACAAGAAAGTGCATCTACTGTTAGTATAACaaatgatgaaaatgaatCGGAGGAATTATCTCAAACGCAAGAAGTAAACGATaatacaaaggaaaagaaaagttcacAAACAGAATCTGAAGCAGGAACAGAAAGTTGTTCCATAGATATAGTAGAATCTGTAACGTCTGAATTATCTGAGGTATCTGAATCTCTAAGTCAGCAGGacactaaaaaagaaagagaaaactttgAGCAAAGtgtaaagaatgaaatatcaaatataaattatgattcaTCAGTGACATTAAAAGATgtacaaattaaattaaatgattgtcttaaagaaaaatttaagcACGTTGAAGTATGTGATGCTGATAATATGTCTAACTTATCTTCAAGCGATACTTTTGGTAAAACTTTGCGGAATATTTCTGGAAGATCCGCTATCAATAGATTTCGACATACATCATCGTTCGATTATAGGTTTTCTCCAAATGATACACAGTTAACAAACGTATCAATGTTATCGACACCACGAAGAGAAACAgcaaatgtaaaaattttacattacaaTACAGGATTAGCAGATATGTCCAGTAATGGTAATCCtgtagaaagaaaacgtaaacTTGAATCGCCAGATTCGATTActataaagaaacaaaaaacagaaCAGAGTAGTTTGCTGAATACATCAATGGATCTTTTGAGGGGGTTGCGTAAACCAATACAAATTTCGACACCAAATGTAAGTTACAAGGTACAAtctgataaattaaatattagagaaataaatgatgGTAATGATAAGTTTTTACCAACACATACTGATGATGGTACAAAAAAGTGGTGTGtcattatgtaa